A stretch of Aerococcus christensenii DNA encodes these proteins:
- a CDS encoding DegV family protein, translating into MKIAFLTDSTATLDENLLNHPHVYYVSLQLNFSSGETFTEVPDRLKIEEVYHAIQKADRIPKTSQPQPQAFHEVYQSLINKGYDLVYFIPLSYALSGTNQTGQSVAKEYEDQIKTVTLSNGRVGLPLRFLVKETIKMVEEGLSTEEILPRFKWLNDHTTMWASIGDINHLVQGGRASRAKGIIASLLKIVPIIEFGKDGSIDLVAKVRTQRRALKWLADRFIEEAKKYSHRVSGALVHVDSREGAEEMARLIHEQLPDISLEIDWLTPVVGNHGGIGTLGLAVLPSLENYPQA; encoded by the coding sequence ATGAAGATTGCATTTTTAACAGATAGTACCGCTACTTTAGATGAAAACTTATTAAATCATCCACATGTTTATTATGTGTCTTTACAACTTAATTTTTCATCGGGAGAAACATTTACAGAAGTCCCTGATCGCCTAAAAATAGAAGAAGTCTATCATGCGATTCAGAAAGCAGATAGAATTCCTAAGACCTCTCAACCCCAACCTCAAGCTTTTCATGAAGTGTATCAGTCTTTGATCAATAAGGGATATGATCTTGTTTATTTTATCCCTTTATCTTATGCTTTAAGTGGAACCAATCAAACCGGGCAATCTGTTGCCAAAGAATATGAAGACCAAATTAAGACGGTTACTTTAAGTAATGGTCGTGTAGGGTTACCTCTTCGTTTTTTAGTGAAAGAAACGATCAAAATGGTGGAAGAAGGACTTTCAACAGAGGAAATTTTGCCACGGTTCAAATGGTTAAATGACCATACCACCATGTGGGCATCTATAGGAGATATTAATCATTTAGTTCAAGGTGGACGAGCTTCTCGCGCTAAGGGGATTATTGCTTCTCTTTTAAAAATTGTTCCTATTATTGAATTTGGTAAGGATGGATCGATAGATTTAGTAGCTAAGGTACGTACCCAACGGCGGGCTTTGAAATGGTTAGCCGATCGTTTCATTGAAGAAGCTAAAAAATATTCTCACCGAGTTTCAGGCGCTTTGGTGCATGTCGATAGTAGAGAAGGGGCAGAAGAAATGGCGCGCCTTATTCATGAACAATTGCCAGATATCTCCTTAGAAATCGATTGGTTAACGCCTGTTGTTGGTAATCACGGTGGCATAGGCACGTTAGGTTTAGCTGTTTTGCCAAGTTTAGAGAATTATCCGCAAGCTTAA
- a CDS encoding DegV family protein produces the protein MKTAIITDSTSSLPESLASHPDVYVIHLRVIYPDGHSLEETTDETVLKTYYSELKSMETLPTTSQPSVGEVYDVMESLVEKGYDQVLVMTMSSALSGTFQNCQLVAGEYQDKLKIRLIDTRQTGLSLAYLVENGLKLVAELDLDMAVDRLKWLDEQMVIYVTVRDLNNLVKGGRASKSMVVLGNLLKILPLIYVQRSGELGMSEKIRTCKKVIHRMVEIIHEEGKMYEKGYQVCLLGTPEEDSCQQIQEMIQNTDWGKELEIRYATIPPVIGTHLGSGSFGFCVLPKIENCPF, from the coding sequence ATGAAAACAGCAATTATTACAGATAGTACATCGTCTCTTCCTGAATCTTTAGCCAGTCATCCGGATGTTTATGTGATTCATTTACGTGTTATTTATCCGGATGGGCATAGTTTAGAAGAAACAACTGATGAAACTGTTCTCAAAACTTATTATAGTGAATTGAAAAGTATGGAAACCCTGCCGACAACTTCCCAACCGAGTGTTGGAGAAGTCTATGATGTGATGGAAAGTTTAGTGGAGAAAGGCTATGATCAGGTCCTCGTGATGACTATGTCTTCTGCTCTAAGTGGAACTTTTCAAAATTGTCAATTAGTTGCTGGGGAGTATCAAGATAAGTTAAAGATTCGACTTATTGATACGCGGCAAACGGGCTTGTCATTAGCTTATTTGGTTGAGAATGGCTTAAAATTAGTGGCTGAGTTAGATTTAGATATGGCTGTCGACCGTTTAAAATGGCTAGATGAGCAAATGGTTATCTATGTGACAGTGAGAGATTTGAATAATTTGGTTAAGGGAGGACGTGCCAGCAAGAGTATGGTAGTTTTAGGAAATCTTTTAAAAATCCTTCCTCTCATTTATGTCCAACGTTCTGGAGAGTTGGGGATGAGCGAAAAAATTCGAACCTGTAAGAAAGTCATTCACCGAATGGTAGAGATTATTCATGAAGAAGGTAAGATGTATGAAAAGGGATACCAAGTTTGCTTGTTAGGGACTCCTGAAGAGGATTCTTGTCAACAGATACAAGAAATGATTCAAAATACAGATTGGGGCAAAGAGCTGGAGATAAGATATGCCACCATCCCTCCTGTTATTGGAACTCACTTAGGGAGTGGAAGTTTTGGTTTTTGTGTCTTACCTAAAATAGAGAATTGTCCATTTTAG
- a CDS encoding NUDIX hydrolase — translation MTLTSLVYIERNNRLLMLHRVKKEKDINCGKWVGIGGKFEKGESPLECAKREVKEETGWDLLAPHFAGIVTFIYGTDPPLYMFVYTGTIASDEVVENDEGVMAWIPKEKLFDLNLWAGDVKFLEPLLLGQTPFDIKVVYDEKGRLIESQTWK, via the coding sequence ATGACTTTGACAAGTTTAGTGTATATTGAACGGAATAATCGCTTGTTGATGCTTCATCGCGTAAAAAAAGAAAAAGATATAAATTGCGGGAAATGGGTAGGCATTGGGGGCAAATTTGAAAAAGGAGAAAGTCCCTTAGAGTGTGCGAAACGAGAAGTTAAGGAAGAAACTGGTTGGGATTTGTTAGCTCCTCATTTTGCAGGGATAGTGACCTTTATTTATGGAACAGATCCCCCTTTATATATGTTTGTGTATACAGGGACCATAGCGAGTGATGAGGTTGTTGAAAATGATGAAGGGGTGATGGCATGGATCCCCAAAGAAAAGCTGTTTGACTTAAATTTATGGGCAGGGGATGTTAAATTCCTCGAACCTTTACTTTTGGGACAGACACCTTTTGATATTAAGGTGGTTTACGATGAGAAAGGGCGTTTAATCGAAAGTCAAACATGGAAATAG
- the coaD gene encoding pantetheine-phosphate adenylyltransferase: protein MERKVLFAGSFDPITLGHVDLIKRAANVFDHVYVAIAHNSEKQSYFSLEEKLSLVKEALSSISGVEVIVSPQGLTVDLAKKLDCQVLLRGIRNPQDLEYEAGIEAINKELAPNIETVFLLPDPTYRYLSSSMVKAVFTAGGNIERLVPNNVYQALKSKQNQSN from the coding sequence ATGGAACGGAAAGTCTTATTTGCTGGAAGTTTTGATCCGATAACTTTAGGACATGTGGATCTTATTAAGCGAGCAGCAAATGTATTTGATCATGTCTATGTTGCGATTGCGCATAATTCAGAAAAACAGTCTTATTTTTCGTTAGAAGAAAAGTTGAGTTTAGTAAAAGAAGCTTTATCGTCTATTTCAGGCGTGGAAGTGATAGTTTCTCCCCAAGGGTTAACTGTAGATCTGGCAAAGAAATTGGACTGTCAGGTGCTTCTTCGTGGAATCCGTAATCCCCAAGATTTGGAATATGAAGCTGGAATAGAAGCTATTAATAAGGAACTCGCTCCAAATATTGAGACGGTCTTCTTGTTGCCGGATCCGACATATCGTTACTTGTCTTCGAGTATGGTGAAAGCTGTGTTTACTGCAGGTGGAAATATAGAAAGATTAGTGCCTAATAATGTTTATCAAGCGTTGAAAAGCAAACAGAATCAGAGTAATTAA
- a CDS encoding CpsB/CapC family capsule biosynthesis tyrosine phosphatase yields the protein MLVDVACCSLQEDSQEAFEKSLDLVNQAWKSGVTHLLMTKRYEGELSQTEKAMQRISRFQEQLDRRGISVVVFPGQILKIEEPFEGELDFENLLYMDLNNRYLLVELSEDVTAEGLQPFLFACLNQEILPVLVGVEKNKALMGNSEWLYNLVDQGCCFQISANAYLGEVGKDPEKNTRWLLNHGLVTSMGSFAECARDYRLKQAYRLIAKEYGNDFSFNLQENAKALVNGETVLQLPHFLENKAVHFFEKWFRL from the coding sequence ATGCTAGTAGATGTAGCTTGCTGTTCACTACAAGAGGATAGTCAAGAAGCTTTTGAAAAGAGTCTAGATTTAGTGAATCAAGCGTGGAAGAGCGGCGTTACGCATCTCTTAATGACAAAGAGATATGAAGGTGAATTATCCCAAACAGAAAAGGCAATGCAAAGAATTTCTCGATTTCAAGAGCAGCTCGATCGGCGAGGCATCTCTGTGGTGGTTTTCCCTGGGCAAATTTTAAAAATAGAGGAACCCTTTGAGGGCGAGTTAGACTTTGAGAATTTGCTCTATATGGATTTGAATAATCGTTATCTTTTGGTTGAATTATCAGAAGATGTGACAGCAGAAGGCCTTCAACCGTTTTTATTTGCGTGTTTGAATCAAGAAATTTTACCAGTCTTAGTAGGTGTTGAAAAGAATAAAGCACTCATGGGAAATTCTGAATGGTTGTATAATTTAGTGGATCAAGGGTGCTGTTTTCAAATTTCTGCCAACGCTTATTTAGGAGAAGTAGGAAAAGACCCAGAAAAGAACACGCGTTGGTTATTAAATCATGGACTGGTGACATCGATGGGATCTTTTGCGGAATGCGCACGAGATTATCGTTTAAAGCAAGCCTATCGATTGATAGCAAAAGAATATGGCAATGATTTTTCTTTTAATTTGCAGGAGAATGCTAAAGCGTTAGTCAATGGAGAAACGGTTCTCCAATTACCGCATTTCTTAGAAAATAAAGCCGTTCATTTCTTTGAGAAATGGTTTAGATTATAA
- a CDS encoding GMP reductase: MQTFDYEQVQLIPAKCIVQSRSQCDTSIQFGPRTFKIPVVPANMQTVLNEELAEKLAENGYFYIMHRFEPHKRLDFIKKMNEKGLYASISLGVKPEEFDFIDEVKASGELVDYITIDIAHGHAQSVIKMIKYIKQQLPNAFVIAGNIATPEAVRDLENAGADATKVGVGPGRVCITKIKTGFGTAGWQLAAIRLCAKAARKPIIADGGIRTNGDIAKSIRFGASMVMIGSLLAAHEESPGEEVMQNGQKYKEYFGSASEFQKGEYKNVEGKKILIESRGSLFNTLKEMQEDLQSSISYAGGKDLEAIRTVDYVVIPSIYNGDVR; this comes from the coding sequence ATGCAGACATTTGATTATGAACAAGTTCAGTTGATTCCCGCTAAGTGTATTGTTCAAAGCCGTTCACAATGTGATACGAGTATTCAATTTGGACCACGAACTTTTAAAATCCCGGTGGTCCCAGCTAATATGCAGACTGTTCTAAATGAAGAATTAGCCGAAAAATTAGCAGAAAATGGATATTTTTATATTATGCATCGTTTTGAACCTCATAAAAGGTTAGACTTCATTAAGAAGATGAATGAAAAAGGCCTTTATGCTTCGATTAGTCTAGGGGTAAAGCCTGAGGAGTTTGATTTTATTGATGAAGTAAAGGCTTCAGGCGAGCTGGTTGACTACATAACTATTGATATTGCACACGGGCATGCACAGTCAGTCATTAAAATGATTAAGTATATTAAGCAACAATTACCCAATGCTTTCGTTATTGCTGGGAATATTGCAACCCCAGAAGCTGTTCGTGATTTGGAAAATGCTGGGGCAGACGCTACAAAAGTAGGTGTTGGACCTGGGAGAGTATGTATCACTAAGATCAAAACAGGATTTGGAACAGCGGGCTGGCAATTAGCAGCTATTCGTTTATGTGCAAAGGCCGCACGTAAACCGATTATTGCTGATGGCGGAATTCGTACCAATGGAGATATTGCTAAAAGTATTCGTTTTGGAGCAAGTATGGTGATGATTGGATCACTTTTAGCTGCTCACGAAGAATCTCCTGGTGAAGAAGTAATGCAAAATGGCCAAAAATACAAAGAATATTTTGGTTCGGCTTCAGAATTCCAAAAAGGTGAATATAAAAATGTAGAAGGTAAGAAAATTTTAATTGAAAGTCGCGGTAGTCTCTTCAATACATTAAAAGAGATGCAAGAAGATTTACAAAGTTCGATTTCTTATGCAGGAGGCAAGGACCTAGAGGCCATTCGGACAGTGGATTATGTTGTGATTCCAAGCATCTATAATGGTGATGTCCGGTAA